A part of Methanomassiliicoccaceae archaeon genomic DNA contains:
- a CDS encoding adenine phosphoribosyltransferase, whose amino-acid sequence MKTVEDYIQTIPDFPTKGIMFRDITTVLQDSEGFSLSIDGIVDMLEGVDFDLVAGSESRGFIFGAPVAYALKKGFVIVRKKGKLPRATICQEYDLEYGTATLEMHKDCIRPGQKVVIVDDLIATGGTTEAMIKMIEKLGGEVVKICFVIELAGLEGRKKLEGYDVESLVVYPGH is encoded by the coding sequence ATGAAAACAGTCGAAGACTACATCCAGACGATACCGGATTTTCCAACCAAAGGAATAATGTTCAGGGACATCACGACGGTCCTGCAAGACAGCGAGGGATTCTCTCTTTCGATCGACGGCATCGTCGACATGTTGGAGGGCGTGGACTTCGACCTTGTGGCGGGATCCGAGTCAAGGGGCTTCATATTCGGCGCCCCCGTCGCATACGCGTTGAAAAAGGGCTTCGTTATCGTAAGAAAGAAAGGAAAACTCCCCAGAGCGACCATATGCCAGGAATACGACCTTGAATACGGCACCGCCACGCTGGAGATGCACAAAGACTGCATCAGGCCCGGGCAGAAGGTAGTGATCGTTGACGACCTGATAGCCACAGGGGGAACCACCGAGGCCATGATCAAAATGATCGAGAAGCTCGGCGGAGAGGTTGTCAAGATATGCTTCGTCATCGAGCTTGCGGGACTCGAGGGCAGGAAGAAGCTGGAAGGATACGACGTCGAATCGCTTGTCGTGTACCCGGGCCACTGA
- a CDS encoding SPFH domain-containing protein, translating into MAEKKTNVVNWESQGPDDIIYTYEYNDLRTLTSVTVPEHAVALFIRDGQLTGVLEPGRHSVMSSNIPWLTKLYQLALGFKETPFKVQIIYVSLKMFNGKWGIRGMIKAAQEYNVPITLMANGDYQFRVKKEDIAVFFTQVIGGMSAYSTGDVNAFMKSFINEQITQQLTEQYYMDVYTNLERASTSTKALIEPYFTQRGIELLALKISELRTTDEDMEKVFQYLQFSSKNGEAFKKYAVMDRMADAIGNSEGGAAVGTGMLLFPQMYQQLQQQQMSQQQPGQTPKVLCPYCGTPNEYPYRFCGNCGKPSPQQQARDDIGSPPAVQQQAARSAAAPASAGGQKKFNVCPYCGEDLKGLAKVPKFCPYCSEQLN; encoded by the coding sequence ATGGCAGAAAAGAAAACCAATGTGGTAAACTGGGAAAGCCAGGGCCCTGACGATATCATCTATACATACGAGTACAACGACCTCAGGACCCTTACGTCCGTGACCGTCCCGGAACACGCGGTCGCGCTGTTCATCAGGGACGGCCAGCTCACCGGCGTCCTGGAACCGGGAAGGCACTCGGTGATGTCGTCGAACATCCCGTGGCTCACAAAGCTCTACCAGCTCGCGCTGGGCTTCAAGGAGACGCCGTTCAAGGTCCAGATCATATACGTCTCGCTGAAGATGTTCAACGGGAAGTGGGGCATCAGAGGAATGATAAAAGCGGCGCAGGAATACAATGTGCCGATCACCCTCATGGCGAACGGCGACTACCAGTTCCGCGTCAAGAAGGAGGACATCGCCGTGTTCTTCACCCAGGTCATCGGAGGCATGAGCGCCTACAGCACCGGTGACGTGAACGCGTTCATGAAGAGCTTCATCAACGAGCAGATAACGCAGCAGCTCACCGAGCAGTACTATATGGACGTGTACACGAACCTCGAGAGGGCGTCCACTTCCACCAAGGCGCTGATCGAGCCGTACTTCACGCAGAGGGGCATAGAGCTGCTGGCGCTGAAGATCTCGGAGCTCAGGACCACGGATGAGGACATGGAGAAGGTCTTCCAGTACCTGCAGTTCAGCTCCAAGAACGGAGAGGCCTTCAAGAAGTATGCTGTAATGGACCGCATGGCCGACGCCATAGGCAATTCCGAAGGAGGTGCCGCCGTCGGTACGGGAATGCTCCTGTTCCCACAGATGTACCAGCAGCTCCAGCAGCAGCAGATGTCCCAGCAGCAGCCCGGGCAGACCCCCAAGGTCCTGTGCCCTTACTGCGGAACGCCCAACGAGTATCCGTACAGATTCTGCGGAAACTGCGGAAAGCCGTCTCCACAACAGCAGGCCAGGGACGATATCGGGAGCCCTCCCGCGGTCCAGCAGCAGGCCGCCCGTTCCGCCGCCGCTCCGGCCTCGGCGGGAGGGCAGAAGAAGTTCAACGTCTGTCCGTACTGCGGAGAGGACCTCAAGGGACTTGCCAAGGTCCCGAAGTTCTGTCCTTACTGCTCCGAACAGCTGAACTGA
- a CDS encoding glutamine synthetase III, whose translation MDNSRFAAVERAFGREPVKAVPPGANVSDYYGCNVFNRKNMRKYLSQETRRSIYESIESGKTLDISVAEHVAEGMKRWAMDMGATHYTHWFQPLTGGTAEKHDSFATPYGRDESLETFSGALLCQQEPDASSFPNGGLRNTFEARGYTAWDPSSPAFIIGDVLCVPTVFISYTGEALDYKTPLLRSKAAVSKAASEILEYFGFRGANVESYLGWEQEFFLVDSALFSQRPDLMLTGRTLVGHESAKSQQLDDHYFGSIPQRVLEFLKDLEIECYKLGIPIKTRHNEVAPNQFEMAPVYEEANLAIDHNLMLMSIMKPTAKRHGFRVLLHEKPYKGVNGSGKHCNWSLGTGDGIPLMSPGKTDGENLRFLTLTVNVLMAVYKNNQLLKAAIMTATNAHRLGADEAPPAIMSVFLGTQITSAFEQLLESKNMVKIGKKSGYSLGIPHIPEILVDNTDRNRTSPFAFTGNRFEFRAVGSSANCSSAITIINSVVAEQLKEFKMRVDARIADGAQTERAILDEICLTYKSCRDICFEGNGYSDEWRAEAARRGLDCETSVPLVYDALLSPRAKELYADTGVLTETEKESRAEVLWEQYGRKIEIESRVLSDMTLNHILPVATRYQSVLLDNVSKIKESFPAAEFRTLASNEIDLIRDISSHISEARSMARKMDVLCDELARIGEERERSIRFHDEVVPLMESTREHVDALEMIIDDQMWPLPKYREMLFIH comes from the coding sequence ATGGACAACAGCAGGTTTGCGGCTGTGGAGAGGGCGTTCGGAAGAGAACCTGTAAAAGCGGTGCCGCCCGGTGCCAACGTTTCCGATTATTACGGGTGCAACGTGTTCAACAGGAAGAACATGAGGAAGTACCTGTCCCAGGAAACAAGGAGGTCCATCTATGAATCAATAGAAAGCGGCAAGACCCTTGATATCTCCGTTGCCGAGCACGTCGCCGAGGGTATGAAGCGCTGGGCGATGGACATGGGAGCTACCCACTACACTCACTGGTTCCAGCCGCTGACAGGCGGGACGGCCGAGAAGCACGATTCCTTCGCGACACCGTACGGCCGCGACGAATCGCTGGAGACCTTCTCCGGCGCATTGCTATGCCAGCAGGAGCCGGATGCGTCGTCGTTCCCCAACGGCGGCCTCCGCAACACGTTCGAGGCCCGCGGATACACGGCATGGGACCCCTCCTCGCCGGCCTTCATCATCGGGGACGTGCTGTGCGTTCCCACAGTTTTCATATCATATACCGGGGAGGCCCTCGACTACAAGACGCCGTTGCTCAGGTCCAAGGCGGCGGTATCCAAGGCGGCATCCGAGATACTAGAGTACTTCGGGTTCCGCGGAGCGAACGTCGAATCTTACCTCGGATGGGAGCAGGAGTTCTTCCTGGTCGATTCGGCCCTGTTCTCGCAGCGCCCCGACCTGATGCTGACCGGACGTACCCTCGTGGGGCACGAGAGCGCCAAGAGCCAGCAGCTCGACGATCATTATTTCGGTTCGATCCCCCAGAGGGTCCTGGAGTTCTTAAAGGACCTCGAGATCGAATGCTACAAGCTCGGCATACCGATAAAGACCAGGCATAACGAGGTGGCTCCCAACCAGTTCGAGATGGCCCCCGTGTACGAGGAAGCGAACTTGGCGATCGACCACAACCTAATGCTGATGTCGATAATGAAGCCCACGGCGAAGCGACACGGTTTCAGGGTACTGCTCCACGAGAAGCCCTACAAAGGCGTCAACGGTTCGGGCAAACACTGCAACTGGTCCCTGGGCACCGGGGACGGGATACCCTTGATGTCCCCCGGGAAGACCGACGGGGAGAACCTGAGGTTCCTGACCCTTACGGTGAACGTCCTCATGGCCGTCTACAAGAACAACCAGCTTCTCAAGGCCGCGATCATGACCGCCACCAACGCCCACAGGCTTGGAGCGGACGAGGCCCCCCCGGCGATCATGTCGGTGTTCCTGGGCACCCAGATAACATCGGCGTTCGAGCAGCTGCTCGAGTCCAAGAACATGGTGAAGATAGGCAAGAAGTCGGGGTACAGCCTCGGAATCCCCCATATACCGGAGATACTGGTCGACAACACGGACAGGAACAGGACGTCCCCGTTCGCGTTCACCGGCAACAGGTTCGAGTTCAGGGCCGTAGGCTCTTCGGCGAACTGCTCTTCCGCCATCACGATCATAAACTCGGTCGTCGCGGAACAGCTGAAAGAGTTCAAGATGAGGGTCGACGCCAGGATCGCCGACGGGGCGCAGACCGAAAGGGCCATACTGGACGAGATATGCCTGACGTACAAGAGCTGTCGCGACATATGCTTCGAGGGCAACGGTTATTCCGACGAATGGAGGGCCGAGGCCGCACGCAGGGGACTGGACTGCGAGACGTCCGTGCCTTTGGTATACGATGCGCTGCTGTCGCCCAGGGCGAAAGAGCTCTATGCGGACACAGGCGTTCTGACGGAGACCGAGAAGGAGTCGAGGGCGGAAGTGCTCTGGGAGCAGTACGGCAGGAAGATAGAGATCGAATCCAGAGTCCTAAGCGACATGACGCTCAACCATATACTGCCGGTGGCGACCAGGTATCAGTCCGTCCTGCTGGACAACGTATCGAAGATCAAAGAATCGTTCCCGGCGGCAGAGTTCAGGACGCTCGCTTCGAACGAGATCGACCTCATAAGGGACATATCCTCCCATATATCGGAAGCTCGCAGCATGGCCAGGAAGATGGACGTACTGTGCGACGAGCTGGCACGCATCGGGGAGGAGCGCGAGCGCTCGATCAGGTTCCACGACGAGGTGGTCCCTCTGATGGAGAGCACCAGGGAGCACGTGGACGCGCTGGAAATGATAATTGACGACCAGATGTGGCCGCTCCCCAAATATCGCGAGATGCTGTTCATACACTGA
- the thsB gene encoding thermosome subunit beta, which translates to MGNAPILILREGTKRSKGKEAQNNNITAARAIADSVKSSLGPRGMDKMLVDSIGDVVITNDGVTILKEMDVQHPAAKMLVEVAKAQDTEVGDGTTTSVIITGELLKKAVDLIDANVHPTIITAGYRLANEKAQEILREIAKKVSLKDEKTLRQIAEVAMISKQVSGSKEHFSELVVEAIKTVAEKEKDGSYTVDLKNIQTVKKAGARMEESKLYKGLIIDKEPVQPNMPKVVKGAKIALIDAAFEVKKTEVDAKIQITDPSQIALFVAEEENMLKKMVQSVKSAGANVVFCQKGIDDLAQHLFAKEGIYACRRVKKSDMDRLARSTGASIVNKISDIADIDLGSAGLVELRKVEDEEMTFITDVKDPKTVSVLVRGGTNHVADEVERSLVDAWSAVRVAVEDGLIECGGGSKEMEITMRLREFASTIGGREQIALEAFASAMEVIPTTLAENAGLDPINMIIEMRKQHKAGNITAGINPFSGKVEDMAKLNVIEPYRVGKHAINSATDAAVMILRIDDVIASSGSSRDLGVGEGGMPPGMDDD; encoded by the coding sequence ATGGGTAACGCGCCTATTCTGATTCTCAGAGAAGGAACAAAGAGAAGCAAAGGAAAAGAAGCTCAGAACAACAACATCACTGCCGCCAGGGCCATCGCGGACTCCGTGAAGAGCAGTCTGGGCCCCAGAGGCATGGACAAGATGCTCGTGGACTCCATCGGGGACGTAGTCATCACCAACGACGGTGTGACGATCCTCAAAGAGATGGACGTACAGCACCCTGCCGCTAAGATGCTGGTCGAAGTCGCCAAAGCACAGGACACAGAGGTAGGGGACGGAACCACAACCTCCGTCATCATCACCGGCGAGCTTTTGAAGAAGGCCGTCGACCTCATCGATGCGAACGTCCACCCGACCATAATCACGGCCGGTTACAGGCTTGCCAACGAAAAGGCCCAGGAGATCCTCAGGGAGATCGCGAAGAAGGTCTCTCTGAAAGACGAGAAGACCCTCAGGCAGATCGCCGAGGTCGCAATGATAAGCAAACAGGTCAGCGGCTCCAAAGAGCACTTCTCCGAGCTCGTCGTAGAGGCGATAAAGACAGTGGCCGAGAAGGAAAAGGACGGAAGCTACACCGTCGACCTGAAGAACATACAGACGGTCAAGAAGGCCGGAGCGAGGATGGAAGAGTCCAAGCTGTACAAGGGCCTGATCATAGACAAGGAGCCCGTCCAGCCCAACATGCCTAAAGTGGTAAAGGGCGCCAAGATCGCGCTGATCGATGCGGCCTTCGAGGTCAAGAAGACCGAGGTCGACGCAAAGATCCAGATCACAGACCCCAGCCAGATCGCCCTCTTCGTCGCAGAAGAGGAGAACATGCTGAAGAAGATGGTCCAGAGCGTAAAGAGCGCAGGAGCGAACGTCGTGTTCTGCCAGAAGGGCATCGACGACCTCGCCCAGCACCTTTTCGCAAAGGAAGGGATCTACGCCTGCAGGCGTGTCAAGAAGAGCGACATGGACAGGCTTGCCAGGTCCACCGGCGCATCCATCGTGAACAAGATATCTGACATCGCCGACATAGACCTCGGGTCCGCCGGACTCGTCGAGCTCAGGAAGGTCGAGGACGAGGAGATGACGTTCATCACCGATGTCAAAGATCCGAAGACCGTTTCCGTCCTGGTAAGGGGCGGAACCAACCACGTCGCAGACGAGGTCGAAAGGTCCCTCGTGGACGCCTGGTCGGCAGTAAGGGTCGCGGTCGAGGACGGACTTATCGAGTGCGGAGGCGGCTCCAAAGAGATGGAGATCACCATGAGGCTCAGAGAGTTCGCGTCGACCATAGGCGGAAGGGAGCAGATAGCCCTCGAGGCGTTCGCATCCGCGATGGAGGTCATTCCGACAACCCTCGCCGAGAACGCAGGACTCGACCCGATCAACATGATCATCGAGATGAGGAAGCAGCACAAGGCAGGCAACATAACCGCAGGCATCAATCCCTTCAGCGGAAAGGTCGAAGACATGGCGAAGCTCAATGTCATCGAACCCTACAGAGTGGGAAAGCATGCCATCAACTCCGCAACCGATGCGGCGGTCATGATCCTCAGGATCGACGACGTCATCGCCTCCTCGGGCTCCTCCAGGGACCTGGGTGTCGGAGAAGGCGGAATGCCTCCCGGAATGGACGACGATTAA
- a CDS encoding nucleotide exchange factor GrpE has protein sequence MTGRSREKMKAEEEKGPAAEDAQCEESPAKDELTEAKELADQYLNAAKRIQADFDNYRKRSLRDVEEFKKHAADGLAIDLLATLDDLDRALDSTDEDNEFIRGIKKVRQNLMKVLAGYGIEEIKTDGMFDPKFHEALCTVDAKDDGRVAEVFQKGYVSGDRVLRYSKVKVTKAPDQSGCHEAVDTAEEYKE, from the coding sequence ATGACTGGTAGGTCTAGAGAAAAAATGAAAGCAGAGGAAGAGAAAGGACCTGCGGCAGAGGACGCGCAATGCGAGGAATCGCCGGCCAAGGACGAGCTGACAGAAGCAAAGGAGCTTGCAGACCAGTATCTCAACGCAGCCAAGAGGATACAGGCGGACTTCGACAACTATCGCAAGAGGTCCCTGAGGGACGTCGAGGAGTTCAAGAAACACGCGGCCGACGGTCTGGCCATCGACCTGCTCGCAACGCTGGACGACCTGGACAGGGCACTGGACAGCACCGATGAGGACAACGAGTTCATCCGCGGCATAAAGAAAGTCCGCCAGAATCTGATGAAGGTCCTGGCCGGATACGGCATAGAGGAGATAAAGACGGACGGGATGTTCGACCCGAAGTTCCACGAGGCCCTGTGCACCGTGGATGCAAAAGATGACGGCAGGGTCGCCGAAGTATTCCAGAAAGGATACGTCAGCGGCGACCGTGTCCTGAGATATTCGAAAGTGAAAGTTACCAAGGCCCCGGACCAGTCCGGGTGCCATGAAGCCGTCGATACGGCAGAAGAATACAAGGAGTGA
- the dnaK gene encoding molecular chaperone DnaK — translation MSRIIGIDLGTSNSAASAMEGGRPSMIPSAEGTSVGGKSFPSYVALTKEGELLVGEPARRQAVTNPEGTVKNVKRKMGTNEKIRIYGKEYTPQQISAFILQKIKRDAESFLGETIDKAVITVPAYFDDNQRQATKDAGAIAGLEVVRMINEPTAAALAFGLDKSGTEQKIMVFDLGGGTLDVTIMDLSDGVFEVLSTKGDTQLGGSDMDEVLTKYVTGEFKKQTGIDLMADKMAFWRVREACEKAKIELSTTMQTEVNLPFIASDATGPKHLTQTLTRAKLEELVEPIISRCKPCIEGAIADAKLNKDKIDKIIMVGGPTRMPIVQSYVENIIGPKIQRGIDPMECVSMGAAIQGAVLSGDVKNVLLLDVTPLTLGIETLGGVATPLIERNTTIPAKKSQVFSTAADNQPSVEINVIQGERKMATDNTSLGRFILDGIPPARRGIPQIEVTFDIDANGIVTVTAKDKGTGKEQKITIASSNKLNKEEIEQMVKEADTYADADKKKVELIEVHNQAETAVYTVRKALEELGEKVNQTERSSVEAAITDLETANKSDKVDDIKKKMDSLMKAMEPISQRIYQEASQADAAGKSGAQESQESKTDDNVVDADYKIVDDDDKKN, via the coding sequence ATGTCAAGAATAATAGGAATAGATCTTGGAACAAGCAACTCGGCAGCATCGGCCATGGAGGGCGGAAGGCCGTCCATGATCCCCAGCGCTGAGGGTACCAGCGTCGGCGGGAAGTCTTTCCCGTCATACGTCGCATTAACAAAGGAAGGCGAGCTGCTCGTCGGAGAGCCCGCGAGGAGGCAGGCGGTCACCAACCCCGAGGGGACGGTAAAGAACGTCAAGAGGAAGATGGGGACCAACGAGAAGATCAGGATATACGGGAAGGAATACACCCCGCAGCAGATCTCCGCATTCATACTTCAGAAGATAAAGAGGGACGCGGAGTCGTTCCTCGGGGAGACCATCGACAAGGCCGTGATAACGGTCCCGGCGTACTTCGATGATAACCAGAGGCAGGCGACAAAGGACGCCGGCGCGATCGCCGGGCTCGAAGTCGTCCGTATGATAAACGAACCCACCGCGGCAGCTCTCGCGTTCGGCCTCGACAAGAGCGGGACCGAGCAGAAGATCATGGTCTTCGACCTCGGGGGCGGAACCCTGGACGTTACGATAATGGACCTCAGCGACGGAGTGTTCGAGGTTCTCTCCACAAAGGGAGACACGCAGCTCGGCGGGTCCGATATGGACGAGGTCCTCACAAAGTACGTGACAGGCGAGTTCAAGAAGCAGACCGGGATCGACCTGATGGCCGACAAGATGGCATTCTGGAGGGTCAGGGAAGCATGCGAGAAGGCGAAGATCGAGCTTTCCACCACTATGCAGACCGAAGTCAACCTGCCGTTCATCGCGTCAGACGCCACAGGTCCGAAGCACCTTACCCAGACGCTCACCCGCGCCAAGCTCGAAGAGCTCGTGGAACCGATCATCTCAAGGTGCAAGCCCTGTATCGAGGGAGCAATTGCCGACGCCAAGCTGAACAAGGACAAGATCGACAAGATCATCATGGTCGGAGGTCCGACAAGGATGCCCATAGTACAAAGCTATGTGGAGAACATTATCGGCCCCAAGATCCAGCGCGGGATAGACCCGATGGAGTGCGTTTCGATGGGAGCGGCGATCCAGGGAGCCGTACTGTCGGGAGACGTGAAGAACGTCCTCCTGTTGGATGTCACTCCCCTCACGCTCGGTATCGAGACCCTCGGAGGAGTGGCTACGCCGCTCATCGAGAGGAACACCACGATCCCGGCCAAGAAGTCCCAGGTGTTCTCTACGGCGGCGGACAACCAGCCCTCGGTCGAGATCAACGTCATCCAGGGAGAGAGGAAGATGGCTACGGACAACACGTCCCTCGGCCGCTTCATACTCGACGGGATACCGCCTGCACGCCGCGGGATACCCCAGATCGAGGTGACGTTCGACATAGACGCCAACGGTATCGTCACCGTGACCGCCAAGGACAAGGGCACGGGCAAGGAGCAGAAGATAACGATAGCCTCGTCCAACAAGCTTAACAAGGAAGAGATCGAGCAGATGGTCAAGGAGGCCGACACTTACGCGGACGCCGATAAGAAGAAGGTGGAGCTCATCGAGGTCCACAATCAGGCGGAGACGGCAGTCTACACCGTCCGCAAGGCTCTCGAGGAGCTCGGAGAGAAGGTCAACCAGACCGAGAGGTCTTCCGTCGAGGCCGCGATAACGGACCTCGAGACGGCCAACAAGTCGGACAAGGTCGATGACATAAAGAAGAAGATGGACAGCCTGATGAAGGCCATGGAGCCGATCTCGCAGAGGATATACCAGGAGGCCTCCCAGGCCGATGCCGCCGGAAAGTCGGGGGCACAGGAATCCCAAGAATCTAAGACGGACGACAACGTCGTCGACGCCGACTACAAGATAGTCGACGATGACGACAAGAAGAACTGA
- the dnaJ gene encoding molecular chaperone DnaJ, with product MGKDYYETLGVSKTATQDEIKSAYRKLAKKYHPDVSEEPKEVAEAKFKEISEAYEVLSDPEKRTTYDTYGSDAVNSQFSGGGFSWDDFTHAEDISDIFGDFFGNIFGGGRSGSQSRGPKQGNSLRMDIEISLLDALNGVKKEVQIPHTVMCGPCKGTGGKDGKVTNCNQCNGTGQVRSVRQTMFGNMVSVSDCSKCRGSGKSYDERCPECRGSGYTQKTSKVEVSIPKGVDEGSTLTLRGMGDASYNGGSAGDLYVIIHVRHDKAFDRDGANLWTGITTTYPKLVLGGQEEVRTLEGEKIILTVPKGTQVGSVLRINGKGMPRSTNSLTRGDLFVRVKIDVPTKVTKEEAEMLQKLDDKAGAKKSKLRKKIDDLSDKI from the coding sequence ATGGGAAAAGATTACTATGAGACGCTCGGCGTGAGCAAGACCGCCACGCAGGACGAGATAAAGAGCGCTTACCGCAAGCTCGCCAAGAAATATCATCCGGACGTGTCCGAGGAGCCCAAAGAGGTCGCCGAAGCCAAGTTCAAGGAGATATCTGAGGCATACGAGGTCCTGTCGGACCCCGAAAAGAGGACGACGTACGATACGTACGGCAGCGACGCGGTGAACAGCCAGTTCTCCGGCGGCGGTTTCTCATGGGACGATTTCACCCATGCGGAAGACATCAGCGACATCTTCGGGGATTTCTTCGGAAACATCTTCGGAGGAGGGAGATCGGGTTCGCAGAGCAGAGGGCCCAAACAGGGCAACTCGCTCAGGATGGACATCGAGATCTCCCTTCTCGATGCCCTCAACGGCGTCAAGAAGGAAGTACAGATCCCCCATACGGTGATGTGCGGCCCGTGCAAAGGCACCGGTGGTAAGGACGGCAAAGTAACCAACTGCAACCAGTGCAACGGTACGGGACAGGTGCGCTCGGTCCGTCAGACCATGTTCGGTAACATGGTATCGGTCTCAGACTGTTCCAAATGCCGCGGGAGCGGTAAGTCGTACGACGAACGCTGCCCGGAATGCCGTGGCAGCGGCTACACGCAGAAGACCTCGAAGGTCGAGGTCAGCATCCCCAAGGGAGTAGACGAAGGCTCCACCCTTACGCTGAGAGGAATGGGAGACGCAAGCTACAACGGAGGGTCGGCGGGAGACCTCTATGTGATCATTCATGTAAGGCACGACAAGGCGTTCGACCGCGACGGTGCGAACCTTTGGACCGGCATAACCACAACGTATCCGAAGCTGGTGCTGGGCGGTCAGGAGGAGGTCCGGACGCTCGAAGGAGAGAAGATCATACTTACCGTCCCCAAGGGGACCCAGGTGGGGTCCGTGCTGAGGATAAACGGAAAGGGTATGCCAAGGTCCACCAATTCGTTGACGCGCGGCGACCTGTTCGTGCGCGTCAAGATAGACGTCCCCACCAAGGTGACAAAGGAAGAGGCCGAGATGCTCCAGAAACTGGATGACAAGGCCGGGGCGAAGAAATCCAAGCTCCGCAAGAAGATCGACGACCTGTCGGACAAGATCTGA
- a CDS encoding glutamate-5-semialdehyde dehydrogenase: MPEDITEQIIKAKSAAVKLSALDAGIKNKALNAMADALDRNRAKILKANAEDMSAARKLVEEGKLAGPMVKRLQVDEAKITGMIEGVRDVASFDDPVWETISTIDLDDDLALYQVRCPIGMIGVIFESRPDVVPQIMSLCLKSGNAVAFKGGSEAVRSNKALFEILVEAAYSAGVPKDVFVLMETRHDISAILGMDEYIDLLIPRGSNSFVQYIQENTKIPVLGHAAGICTMYIDSDADLEKALRVTLDSKIQYPAACNATENLLVHRAVAEKFLPKMCDLFAENGVEIRASSDISRIKGVKGTVPVSEDDWKTEYGAPIVSVKIVDSIQEAVEFIEKYGSNHTDAIITENSASMKYFAKMVDSADVFINASTRFADGYRFGKGAEVGISTSKIHARGPVGMEGLMIYKYILIGKGQEVRGYADGSKKFKHTHVKRECPL, encoded by the coding sequence ATGCCGGAAGACATCACCGAACAGATAATCAAGGCAAAATCCGCAGCCGTAAAGCTTTCGGCATTGGACGCGGGGATCAAGAACAAGGCCCTTAATGCGATGGCGGACGCTCTGGACAGGAACAGGGCCAAGATCCTCAAAGCCAACGCAGAAGATATGTCCGCGGCCAGGAAGCTGGTCGAAGAAGGAAAGCTCGCCGGGCCGATGGTGAAAAGGCTGCAGGTCGACGAAGCCAAGATAACAGGCATGATCGAAGGCGTCAGGGACGTGGCATCCTTCGACGACCCGGTCTGGGAAACGATATCCACGATCGATCTGGACGACGACCTGGCGCTCTATCAGGTCCGTTGCCCGATAGGGATGATCGGAGTTATATTCGAATCCCGTCCCGATGTTGTCCCGCAGATAATGTCCCTTTGCCTTAAGAGCGGTAACGCCGTAGCATTCAAAGGCGGTTCCGAGGCGGTCAGGTCCAACAAGGCACTGTTCGAGATATTGGTCGAAGCGGCGTATTCGGCCGGAGTGCCGAAGGACGTGTTCGTTCTCATGGAGACCCGTCACGATATCAGCGCGATACTGGGGATGGACGAGTATATCGACCTTCTGATTCCGAGAGGATCGAATTCTTTCGTGCAGTACATTCAGGAGAACACAAAGATCCCGGTGCTCGGCCACGCGGCCGGAATATGCACAATGTACATCGATTCCGACGCGGACCTGGAAAAGGCCCTCCGCGTAACCCTCGACTCCAAGATCCAGTATCCGGCCGCCTGCAATGCGACCGAGAACTTACTGGTCCACAGGGCGGTCGCTGAAAAGTTCCTTCCGAAGATGTGCGACCTTTTCGCAGAGAATGGGGTGGAGATCAGAGCCAGCTCCGATATTTCACGTATCAAAGGGGTAAAAGGAACGGTTCCGGTATCCGAAGATGACTGGAAAACCGAATACGGTGCACCGATCGTTTCAGTAAAAATCGTGGATTCGATACAGGAAGCAGTCGAATTTATAGAGAAATACGGATCGAATCATACCGATGCAATCATTACCGAGAACAGTGCCAGTATGAAATATTTTGCAAAAATGGTGGATTCTGCCGATGTGTTCATCAATGCGTCCACAAGGTTTGCCGATGGATACAGGTTCGGCAAAGGTGCCGAAGTCGGGATCAGCACGAGCAAGATCCATGCAAGAGGGCCGGTGGGAATGGAAGGCCTGATGATCTACAAGTACATCCTGATCGGAAAAGGCCAGGAGGTCCGCGGATATGCCGACGGCTCCAAAAAGTTCAAGCACACACACGTGAAGAGGGAGTGCCCGCTTTGA